From Dasypus novemcinctus isolate mDasNov1 chromosome 19, mDasNov1.1.hap2, whole genome shotgun sequence, a single genomic window includes:
- the LOC131274462 gene encoding LOW QUALITY PROTEIN: cationic amino acid transporter 4-like (The sequence of the model RefSeq protein was modified relative to this genomic sequence to represent the inferred CDS: inserted 1 base in 1 codon; substituted 1 base at 1 genomic stop codon) has protein sequence MAGRLPSAASLPHFCRKLNRLKPLEESTTEMSPSHCLSTLDLIFRGMGGMVGVGLYVLMGSVARQMAGLTVLVSYMVAGVASLLAALYYTEFGARVPSPCSAYLFIYVSVGELWAFLIDWNLLLQGLLRGATVTRAQSGYLDAMVSHEIRYFTETHISTWQVPFLAWYPDFLAAGIILLASVFLSCRARVSSWFKYTFSAISLCVIIFIIILGFSLASLENWSTEEGGFAPFGFSGIMAGTAICFYAFVGFDIITTSRKKARNPRKAVPMASAISLSLAATAYTLFSTVLTLMVPWHSLDPQSVLADAFYRQGYSWAGFIVAAGSICAMIMVRLRILFSLPCIVYVMAADGLFFQVFARVHPQSQVPVVGTLVFGVLTALLELELDFFSLVQFISFGALLAYTFVAASTLRLCFQKISPPRSLGPVSPEPEANSSVHLQLVSDEHVSGPEPGQLQLALRPYMGFLGXVWPWTTVAXALNLLVASAITLSGVLIFGDLTLHLQHWNYILLVLHSRVTFLLSLSVLAAHQQERLQDTFQMPLVPLMPALSILLNICLMLNLGYLTWLCFFVWLLIGLPVYFGYSIRHSKENLQEPREQASELALCGAAQCSLEEMVQAVQPPAQEPDCTEQPVRPGLVWVGEPPALRSSADSAEFRVLGDRAMASGGDVDSLPSIFEGIGTRWGEMGFSVHIQQQQVTEEVTRMLKQPGDSRSPEEGPRKALEEMTSDLTLKIVKFSK, from the exons ATGGCTGGGCGACTGCCCAGCGCCGCCAGCCTGCCACACTTCTGCAGGAAGTTGAACCGGCTGAAGCCACTGGAGGAGTCCACCACAGAGATGTCACCTAGCCACTGCCTGTCCACGCTGGACCTGATCTTTCGGGGAATGGGTGGCATGGTGGGCGTGGGCCTCTATGTGCTCATGGGCAGTGTGGCAAGGCAGATGGCCGGTCTGACTGTGCTTGTGTCCTATATGGTGGCCGGTGTGGCCTCCTTGCTGGCGGCCCTGTACTACACGGAGTTTGGAGCCCGTGTACCCAGTCCTTGCTCTGCCTACCTCTTCATCTACGTGTCCGTGGGTGAGCTGTGGGCCTTCCTCATTGACTGGAACTTACTTCTCCAGGGCCTCCTCAGAGGCGCCACTGTGACACGGGCCCAGAGTGGCTACCTGGACGCCATGGTCAGTCATGAAATTCGCTACTTCACTGAGACCCATATAAGCACCTGGCAGGTGCCCTTCCTGGCCTGGTACCCAGACTTCCTGGCCGCCGGCATCATTCTTCTTGCCTCCGTCTTTCTCTCCTGCAGAGCCCGCGTCTCCTCCTGGTTCAAGTATACCTTCTCAGCCATCAGTCTCTGCGTCATCATCTTTATCATCATCTTGGGCTTCTCCCTGGCCAGCCTGGAAAACTGGAGCACGGAGGAGGGTGGTTTTGCGCCCTTCGGCTTCTCAGGCATCATGGCTGGCACTGCCATCTGCTTCTACGCCTTCGTGGGCTTCGACATCATCACCACCTCTCGCAAGAAAGCCCGGAACCCGCGGAAGGCCGTGCCCATGGCCTCTGCCATCTCTCTCAGCCTGGCGGCCACAGCCTACACCTTGTTCTCCACTGTGCTTACCCTCATGGTTCCCTGGCACAGCCTCGACCCACAATCAGTGCTCGCTGATGCCTTCTACCGGCAGGGTTACAGCTGGGCTGGCTTCATCGTGGCAGCGGGCTCCATCTGTG CAATGATCATGGTCCGGCTCAGGATTCTCTTCTCCCTGCCATGCATCGTCTATGTCATGGCGGCCGATGGGCTCTTCTTCCAGGTGTTTGCCCGCGTGCACCCCCAGTCTCAGGTCCCCGTGGTGGGCACCCTGGTGTTTGGGGTCCTCACGGCCctcctggagctggagctggacttctttt CACTGGTGCAGTTCATCTCCTTCGGGGCACTGCTCGCCTACACCTTCGTGGCCGCCAGCACCCTAAGGCTGTGCTTCCAGAAGATCTCTCCACCCCGGTCCCTGGGCCCAGTCAGCCCTGAGCCTGAGGCCAACTCCTCAGTGCACCTCCAGCTGGTGAGCGATGAGCATGTCTCAGGTCCCGAGCCCGGGCAGTTGCAGCTGGCCCTGAGGCCCTACATGGGCTTCCTGG GAGTGTGGCCATGGACCACTGTGGCTTGAGCGCTCAACCTCCTGGTGGCCTCTGCCATCACCCTGAGTGGCGTGCTCATCTTTGGGGACTTGACCCTGCACCTCCAGCACTGGAACTACATCCTGCTGGTCCTGCACAGCAGAGTCACCTTTCTGCTCAGTCTCTCTGTCCTGGCGGCCCACCAGCAGGAGCGCCTACAGGATACCTTCCAG ATGCCCCTGGTGCCCCTGATGCCAGCTTTGAGTATCCTTCTCAACATCTGCCTCATGCTGAATCTAGGCTACCTGACCTGGCTGTGCTTTTTCGTCTGGCTGCTGATTG GACTCCCTGTGTATTTTGGCTACAGTATCCGGCACAGCAAGGAGAACCTGCAGGAGCCACGGGAGCAGGCTAGCGAGCTTGCACTATGTGGTGCTGCCCAGTGCAGCCTGGAGGAGATGGTGCAGGCCGTGCAGCCACCTGCCCAGGAGCCTGACTGCACGGAGCAGCCTGTCAGG CCTGGGCTGGTGTGGGTCGGGGAGCCTCCAGCCCTCAGGTCCTCAGCTGACAGCGCCGAGTTCCGGGTACTTGGTGATCGGGCCATGGCTAGCGGTGGTGATGTGGACTCTTTGCCCAGCATCTTCGAAGGGATTGGGACACGCTGGG GAGAAATGGGCTTTTCCGTCCACATACAGCAGCAGCAGGTCACAGAGGAAG TGACCAGGATGTTGAAGCAGCCTGGGGACAGCAGGAGCCCCGAGGAGGGGCCAAGGAAAGCTttagaagaaatgacctctgatcTGACACTTAAGATTGTGAAGTTCAGCAAGTGA